Part of the Gordonia crocea genome is shown below.
TCGTCGACGTCGTCGACGTCCTGGCACCGGCCCTGCCGCAGATGGTCGGGTCGAGCGGCAACTAAACTGGCCGCGTGGCCAAACCTCAGATTGCCAATGTCCTTGCCGGTCGCTACGCGTCGGCAGAGCTCGCCGACATCTGGTCCCCGCGCACCAAGATCATCGCCGAGCGACAGCTGTGGATCGCGGTCATGCGGGCACAGAAGGAACTGGGGATCGACATCCCCGACGGGGTGATCGAGGACTACGAGAAGGTCGTCGACCAGGTCGACCTGGACTCGATCGCCGACCGTGAGCGCGTCACCCGGCACGACGTCAAAGCGCGCATCGAGGAGTTCAACGCGCTCGCCGGCCACGAGCACATCCACAAGGGGATGACCAGCCGCGACCTCACCGAGAACGTGGAGCAGCTGCAGATCCTGCAGTCGCTACACCACGTGCACGCGCACGGCGTCGCGATGCTGGCCCGGATCGCCGACCGGGCGGGTCAGTACTCCTCGTTGGTGATGGCCGGACGCAGCCACAACGTCGCCGCCCAGGCGACGACGCTGGGCAAGCGGTTCGCCAGTGCCGCCGACGAGCTGATGATCGCGCTCACCCGCCTCGAGGAACTCATCGCCCGCTACCCGCTGCGCGGCATCAAGGGGCCGATGGGGACCGCCCAGGACATGCTGGACCTGCTCGACGGGGATGCGGCCAAACTGGCGCGCCTCGAGGATCTCGTCGCCACGCATCTCGGCTTCTCGTCGGCGCTGACCTCGGTGGGCCAGATCTACCCCCGATCACTCGACCACGACGTGGTGTCGGCGCTGGTCCAGACCGCGGCCGCCCCGTCGTCGCTGGCCACGACCATCCGGCTGATGGCCGGCCACGAGTTGGTGACCGAGGGGTTCCAGCCCGGCCAGGTCGGGTCGTCGGCGATGCCGCACAAGATGAACACCCGCTCCTGCGAGCGGGTCAACGGGCTCGCCGTCGTGCTGCGCGGCTACGGGTCGATGGCCGCGGAGCTGGCGGGGGCCCAGTGGAACGAGGGCGACGTCTTCTGTTCGGTGGTCCGCCGGGTCGCCCTCCCGGATGCCTTCTTCGCGATCGACGGCCTGATGGAGACGTTCCTGACCGTGCTCGCCGAGTTCGGCGCCTATCCGGCGGTGATCAACAACGAACTCGACCGGTACCTGCCCTTCCTGGCGACGACGAAGGTGCTGATGGCCTCGGTCCGCGCCGGGGTGGGCCGGGAGACCGCACACGAGGCGATCAAGGAGAACGCCGTGGCCGTCGCCCTCGCCATGCGCGAGCAGGGGGCCGCGCCGGATCTGCTCGACCGCCTCGCCGCCGATGAGCGGATCCCCCTCGACCGGGCCGGCCTCGACGCGGCCCTCGCCGACAAGGCCGCCTTCACCGGTGCCGCCCAGGCGCAGGTGGCCGAGGTCCTCGCCGCCGTCGAACAGGTCGTGGCGCGGTATCCGGACGCGGCGGCGTACGCGCCCGCGCCGATTCTGTGATCGGCTCCCGCTAGCCGGAGTACCGGGCGAGCACCTGCGCGGCACCCGCCACCACCAGGTCTTCGCGGCGCAGCGCCTCGTCGAGGGCGGGGCCGGCCTGGGGCGGCGCCGAGCGCCTCACCTCCGCGATGAACTCCCGGGTGAGGACCGCATCCTGTTGCTCGCCCAGTAGGTCCTGCAGCGCGGCGCGGGCGTCGACGAGGGACCGTGCGGAGTCCCCGAGTACCGGCAGCGCGAGTTCGACCGCGTATCGGTGGCGTTTGCCGGCCTTGCGGGCGGAGTGCACGCGCCGCGCCGTGCTGTCGTGTCCCCGTGATGCGGCGCGGACCGCCCGGTCGATGAGCCGCCGCAACTCGGCATCGGCGGCGGCGACGTGGTGCAGCGCCTCGTCGGCGGGAAGGTCGGCGTGGTCGCGCAGCGGGGGATCGTCGCGCCAATCCGCCAGGGTCGACCGCAGCCGGGCATACCGCCGCGAACCCAGCGCGGCCCCCAGGTGCACCCACGCGGCTCGGGAACGCTGCGCGACCACCGACGACAACGCCGCCGACGCGGCTTGGGCCGACGGCCGGTCGGGGGTGGACCGCAGGGCCGCGGTGAGGCGGCGGTGCGCCACGTCGACGTCGCGCGCCTCGCCCAGGGCATTGGCCAGCCACCGGAGTTCGTCGTCGAGACGGCGGCTCGGCCCGCGCCGGTACACCCCGTCGAAGGTGCGCAGGACCGAGCGCAGCCGGCGGATGGCGACGCGGGTGGGGTGCACCGCGTCGAGACTGCCGATGAGGAGCGGGTCCTGCGCGTCAAGGATGACGGCGATCTGTTGGTCGGCGTAATCGCCGACCAGGGTCCCGAGCGTCGCGTGGTTGTCCACGGCTCGAAGATACGGCGCAACGCCGCACCCGGCCACCGGTGCGGGGTCACCCCCGATCGGCGGGCATGCTGCCACTACGCTCGAAGCATGCGTCCTGAACTGGATTCCTACGCCCACGTCGCCTCGGGCAAGGTCCGCGACATCTACCGCATCGACGGTGAAACGCTCCTCATGGTCACCTCCGATCGGATCAGCGCCTACGACTTCGTGCTCGAGACCCCGATCCGCGACAAGGGGCGGGTGCTCACCGCGACCAGCTTCTTCTGGTTCGACCGGCTCGGGGTGCCCAACCACCTGGCCGGCGGGCCGACCGACGAGCGGATCCCGGCGTCGGTGCTCGGCCGGTCGATGGTCGTCCGGGACCTGCCGATGGTCGCGGTGGAATGTGTGGCGCGCGGATATCTGACCGGGTCCGGCTTGATCGATTACCGGGCCACCGGCCAGGTCTGCGGGATCGACCTGCCCGCCGGGCTCGACGAGGCGCACCGGTTGCCCGAACCGATCTTCACCCCGGCGTCGAAGGCCGACATCGGCGATCACGACGAGAACATCAGCTACGAGCAGGTCGTCGCGCTGGTCGGCGCCGACCTCGCGGCGGAACTCAAGGCCGCCACGCTTGATATCTACGGCCGGGGAGCCGCGCTCGCCGCCGACCGCGGCATCATCCTCGCCGACACCAAGTTCGAGTTCGGGCAGGCGCCCGACGGGTCGCTGGTGCTGGCCGACGAGGTGCTGACGCCGGACTCGTCGCGCTACTGGGACGCGTCGACCTACGTCGCCGGGCGTGTACAGCCGTCCTTCGACAAGCAGATCGTCCGCAACTGGTTGACCGGCCCCGACTCGGGGTGGGATCGCCATGGTGAGACCCCGCCGCCGCCGTTGCCCGCCGACGTCGCCGACCGCACTCGGGCCCGCTACATCGAGGCCTACGAGCGGCTGTCGGGTCTGCGTTTCGCCGACTGGCCCGGAGCGGGGGAGAACCGATGAGCGACCACACCACGACCCCGCCGGTGGCCAAGAAGGTTCCGGTGGAACGCACCCACCACGGCGACACCGTCGTCGACCCGTACACCTGGATGGCTGACAAGACCGACCCCGAGGTCATCGCTTTCCTGGAGGGGCAGAACGAATTCGTCGCAGCGGCGACCGCGCAGCTGAAACCGTTGCAGGACACCATCTTCGGTGAGATCAAGGCGCGTACCCAGGAGACCGACATGTCGGTCCCGACGCGTACCGGCGACTACTGGTACTTCAGTCGGACGCAGGAGGGGCAGCAGTACGGCCGGTCGGTGCGCTGCCCGGTCGCCGGCCCCGACGACTGGGACCCGCCGACGATCAACCCGTCGTCGACGCTGCCCGGCGAGCAGGTGGTCCTCGACGCGAATGTCGAGGCGCAAGGGCACGACTTCTTCTCCCTCGGCGGCGTCTCCGTCAGCGAGGACGGCCAGTGGCTGGCGTTCAGCACCGACGTCGTCGGCAACGAGCGGTACACCCTGCGCTTCCGCAACCTGGTCACCGGCGAGGAGCTCGCCGAGACCGTCGAGGACACCGCGGGTGGGGCCATCTGGTCCCGCGACGCACGCTACGTCTTCTACATCACCGTCGACGACGCATGGCGGCCCGACACCGTGTGGCGCCACGAGATCGGCACCGCGCCGAGCGACGACGTGCGGGTCTTCCACGAACCCGACGAGGGGTTCTGGGTGGGGCTGGGCGGCAGCCGCAGCCGCGAGTACCTGTTCGTCGGCGTCGGGTCGAAGACGACGTCGGAGGTCTTCGCCATCCCCACCGCCGATCCGACGGCCGAACCGGTCAGTCTGGCGCCCCGCGTGTCGGGGGTCGAGTACGACGTGGACCACGCGGTCATCGGCGGCACCGGGTACTTCCTGTTCACCCACAACGGTCCCGACCCGGCGAACGGCGGTGAGAAGTGCGAGAACTACGCGGTCGACATCGCGCCGACCGATGATCCGGCCAACCGTACGACGTTCCTCGCGCACGACCCGCAGCGGCGCATCGAGGACGTCGACGCCTTCGCCGACTACCTGGTGCTGAGCTACCGCGCCGACGCGCTGCCGCGCGTGGCGATCGCCGACCTGCGGCGCATCGATGGGATGCCGACCGCCGACGACTTCGTCGAGGTCCGGTTCGACCAGCCGTTGTGCACGGCCGGTGCCGCGGGCAACCCGGAGTGGACGACCCCGCGGTTGCGCATCGTCTACACCAGCTTCATCGAGCCGACCGAACTCCTCGACCTCGACGTGGCGACCGGTGAGCGGACCCTGCTCAAACGGCAGATCGTGCTCGGCGGGTACTCGCCCGACGACTACGAACAATCCCGGGAGTGGGTGATCGCCGCCGACGGGACGCGCATCCCGGTCTCGGTGGTCCGCCGCCGCGGCACCGCGTCCCCCGCGCCGACCCTGCTCTACGGCTACGGCTCGTATGAGCACAGCATTGATCCGCACTTCTCCATCTCGCGCCTGTCGCTGTTGGACCGCGGCGTCGTCTTCGTCGTGGCGCATGTCCGCGGCGGCGGCGAGATGGGGCGCCAGTGGTACGAGAACGGGAAGACGTTGACCAAGCGCAACACCTTCACCGACTTCGTCGACGTCGCGCGCCACCTCATCGACACCGGGGTCACGACGCCGCGCCAGCTCGTGGCCGAGGGCGGTTCGGCCGGCGGGTTGCTCATGGGGGCGGTGGTCAACGCCGCGCCCGAGTTGTTCAACGGGATCGTCGCCGCGGTGCCCTTCGTCGACGCGCTCAATTCGATCCTGGACCCGAGTCTGCCGCTGACCGTCATCGAGTGGGAGGAGTGGGGCAACCCGCTGGCCGACCCCGAGGTCTATGCGTACATGAAGTCGTATTCGCCGTATGAGAACGTCCGCGAGGTGGCGTATCCGGCGATCTTGGCGCTCAACTCGCTCAACGACACCCGGGTGCTGCACACCGAGGCGGCGAAATGGGCTGCGCGCCTGCAGGATCACACCACCGGCGACGCCCCCATCCTGCTGAAGACGGAGATGTCGGCCGGTCACGGCGGAGTCAGCGGGCGCTACAAGCAGTGGGAGGAGACGGCTTTCGAGCTGGCCTGGATCCTGCAACAGACCGGTGCGACCACCACGGAGGGTGACGATGTCCACGCTTGAGGCGATCCTGGCCGACTTGGCGATCCCCGTCGTCGGGGCGCCGATGGCGGGTGCGGCGGGCGGCCGTCTGGCCGCCGCGATCTCCGCCGGCGGTGGGCTCGGCCTGGTCGGCGTGGGCAATGTCGCCACCGTGGACCAGGTGCGAGCCGAAGTGGGCCTCGTTGCGGAATCCGGCGAACGCTTCGGTGTCGGCCTGATGTGCTGGTCGTTGCCGGCCAATCCGGCGCTGTTGGATGCGGCGCTGGAGTCCGGCCCGGCCGTCGTCAGCCTCAGCTTCGGCGACCCGAGGCCGTACCTGCCCGCGGCGCGCGCGGCCGGGGCGGTGGTCGTCGCGCAGGTGGGGACGCGGACCGAGGCGCTCGAGGCGCTCGACGCCGGTGTCGACGGGCTCGTCGTGCGCGGCTCGGAGGGCGGCGGTCACGGGCGCGGGGTCGTCTCGACGCTGCCGCTGTTGCAGCAGGTCTTGGACCTGACCGATCGCCCGGTCCTTGTCGGCGGCGGTGTCGCGACGGCACGCGGGCTGGCCGCCGTGTTGGCCGCGGGGGCGTCGGCGGCCTGGGTCGGCACGCCGTTCGCGGCCAGTGCGGAGAGTCTGTTCCGGCCCGAGCTGAAGGCGGCGGTGATCGGGGCGGACACCGACCAGACCGTGTACACCCGGGCCTTCGACATCGCGCAGCGTTTCGACTGGCCGACGATCTACGGCGGCCGCGCCCTGGTGAACGGCTTCACCGAGCAGTGGGCGCACCGCACCGAGGCACTCGAAGAGGCGGTCACCGACGAGTTGACGGCGACGATGAAGCAGGCCCGCGTCGACGCGGACCTGTCGCTGGCCCCGGTATACGCGGGGGAGTCCGCCGGGCTCGTCGACCGTCCGCGCACCGCGGCGGAGGTCCTCGACGGATTCGCATCGTTCCGCGAGTACCTGCGCGCCGCGCAGCGCTGGCTGGTCGACTAACTGAAGCGGACGTTCAGCGTGGCCATACCGAAGATCTTCTTGCCGGCCGACTTCGCGGTCAGAATGACCACGCCGCTGCGGGTTTCCGGGTCGAGCGACTTGATGCGGCCGCTGAACTCGATGTCGCCGCGGCCGTCGGCCGGAACGATCGCCGGCGAGGACAACCGCACCGCGTAACGGGTCACCGCACCCGGGTCGCCGGTCCACTCGGAGATGAACCCGATGCCCAGACCCATCGTCAACATCCCGTGGGCGATCACGTCGGGCAGGCCGGCCAGCTTGGCGATGCTCTGGTCCCAGTGGATCGGATTGGCGTCACCGGCCACCCCCGCGTAGTTGACCAGGTCGCCCCGGGACAGGTGGGTGTGGTGCACCGGCAACTGGTCGCCGACCGACAGGTCGTCGAAGTTGATACTGGCCGGGGTGCGCGTCGAGCCGAAACCGGCAATCGTGCGCTCACCCTCGTCGCGCACCGTCTTGACGTAGTCGGCGGCGGCATCCTCGACGGACAGGATGTCGACGTCGTGCATCATCACCTTCGCGACCGCCTCGGTGATGGCCGGGTCGACCTCGTCGGCGGTCACGCCGACGACGGTGGTGTGCATCGTGTGGACGGTCTCACCGGTCGCCACGTCGAGGAACGTGTTGGTGATGGTGATCATGTCCTTGCCGGCGATGCGCCGCACCGACGACAGCTCGACGTCGGTGAGGAGCTCGTCGCCGACCGTGATCGGCCGATGCTGCTCGAAGACCTGCTCGGTCTGCACGTAGGTGTCGTATCCGACGACGACCTCTTCGAGGAGCTTGCGGTTCGCCGCCATCGCGCCGATGGCGGTGAACGTCATCGGCGCGATGACGTGGTCGTAACCGAGCTTCTGAGCTGCTTCGCGGTCCCAGTGCGCCGGGTGGTAGTCCTGCACCGCCCGGGCATACTCGCGGACCTTCTCCCGCCCGATTTCATAGGTGTGGTCGGCCTTGTAGTAGTGGCCAACCCGGGCCAGGATTGCAGGCTCGTCGGCTGCCGTCGTCATCGATTCTCCAGTCTTTGGTTCCAGGTGATCCTAGTCCCGTCAGTGCAGGGAGATGTGCGGGGCCTGATCCATGTCCTCTTCGACGAGGGGCGAGTCGATCTTCTTGCGCGGCAGGAAGAAGGCCGGGATCAGGGTGCACACGACGAGGACCGCGGCGACGATGTACGGCGTGTGGAACGCGTTGGCCGCGGCGGCGAACCACGAATCGTCGGGCTGGGTGCCCGGCGGGAAGCCGAACTTCTGAACCAGCAGCGGGAACAGTCGGTCGTCGGGGTTCTTCGTGTTCTGGTCGCGGTGGAACTGGATCGCGAGCTGGCCCTCGGTGGTCTTCGACAGCGAGGTGAACAGCAGCACCGAGATGATCGCGGTACCGATCGACGTCGACGACTGCTGGACGACGTTCATCAGCGTCGAGCCGTCGGGCACCTCGGTGTTGCGCAGGGTGGCCAATGCCGAGGACATGATCGGCATCATCGTCATACCCATGCCCATGCCCTGGATCAGCAGGGCGCCGCCGATGATCCAGTAGGACGTCGTGTGGTCGAACTGGGTCCAGGCGGTGACGCCGAGGCTGATCAGGACCAGGCCGGTGAGTACGAACTTGCCCGGACCCATCTTGTCGGTGAGCCGGCCGGCGACGGGCATGGTGAGGATGGCGCCGATGCCCTGCGGTGCGAGCAGCAGCCCGGCCATCAGCGTCGACTCGCCGCGCACCCCGATGAAGTACTGCGGGTAGAGCAGCGCGCTGCCGAAGAAGGCGATCAGGAAGATCACCATCGTCAGGACCGCGACGGTCAGGGTGCGGTTGCGGAACAGGCGGAGGTCGAGCAGCGGCTTGTCGGTGTGCAGGGCGTGCCAGACGAAGGCGCCCATCATCGCCAGGCCGATCAATGCGGGGGCGAGGACCTTGGTGGTCAGGAAGGTGCCGTGGCTGATCTGCGACTCGCCTGCGCTGGAGACGCCGTAGAGGAACAGGGCGAGGCCGGGGGAGAGCAGCAGCAGGCCGATGAAATCGATCTTCGGCTTCTCGCCGGTCGCGTCGTCCTTGAGCACCAGCCACGCGTAGACGAGGGCGATGATGCCGACCGGAACGTTGATCAGGAAGATCCAGTGCCAAGAGGCGAAACCGATCAGCCAGCCGCCCAGGATGGGGCCGAAGATCGGGCCGAGCAGCATCGGGATGCCGAGCACGGCCATCACGGAGCCGATTCGGGCCGGTCCGGCCGCCTTGGTGAGGATCATCATGCCGACGGGCATGAGCAGGCCGCCGCCGAGGCCCTGGACCGCGCGGAAGGCGATCAGGGAACCGATGTTCCAGGCCAGCGCGCAGAGCACCGATCCGATGAGGAACAGCACGATCGAGGTCAGGTAGACCTTCTTGGTGCCGAAGCGGGTGGCGGCCCAGGAGGCCAGCGGGATCACCGTGGCCAGCGCCAGGGTGTAGGCGGTCATGGACCAGGCGGCACCGGCCTGATCGGTCTTCAGCTCGGTCTGGAAGGTGTCCTGGGCGACGGACACGACGGTGATGTCGAGGATCGACATGATCGAGCCGAGGACGACGACACCGGCGACAGTCAGGACGCGCTTGTCGAGTTTGGTGTCCGGCGCCTTGGCGGAGTCGGGACTCGTGGTCATGAGGTCAGCTTTCTGTGGGAAAGGGTGGGGCGAAGTAGTCGATCTCGCCGTTGAGGATCGGTTCGACGGCGTCGGCGAGGGCGCCGGCGAGGTCATCGGGCAACCGGTGGACCAGGTCGCGCAAGACGTCCTGACGTGCGTCCGCGGCCTGGGTCACGAAGGCATGGCCCGACTCGGTGAGGGAGACCCGCTTGACGCGGCGGTCGGTGGGGTCTTCGCGCCGGTCGGTGAACCCGAGGCCGACGAGCTTGTCGACGACGCGTCCGGCGGCGGCCACGGAAAGATCGACCGCCTCGGCCAGTTCGTGCACCGACAGTGCCGTCCCGCGCGTCCCCAACTCCATGAGGGTCCGGAACTGCGAGAACGTCAGGTCGGCCGCCACGACGTCGGTCATCGCCGACGACTTGGCCGCGCACGCGAGGCGCTCGGCCAGCCCGGACAGGGCCGCGAAGGCCCGGTCCGATGCCGTTGCGGTGTCTGGGGACACCGCCGTTGAGATTGGTTGCACCGAGAAATCGTAATGCCTACGCAACTATTGCCGCCATGCAATTAGTTGTGACTTCCGTCATCCCGTTTCGCCGACTGGGCCCTCGATCCCGCCGACTGGGCCCTCGATCCCGCCGACTGGGCCCTCAAACTCGTCGACTGGGCCCTCGCGCATCTGGGTAGGCTGGCGCCATGGCAAATCTGAAGAGCATCCCCGTCACCGCCCTCGACGGCTCGGCCCTGGACCTCGCGTCGTTCGGCGGCCCACTGCTGGTCGTCAACGTCGCCAGCAAGTGCGGCCTCACCCCGCAGTACGCGAAGCTCGAGGAACTGGCCGAAACGTACGGCCCGCGCGGGCTCACCGTCGTCGGCATGCCGTGCAACCAATTCATGGGCCAAGAGCCGGGGTCGGCCGACGAGATCGCCACCTTCTGCTCGACGACCTACGGCGTCACGTTCCCGCTGCTGGAGAAGGGCGACGTCAACGGCGACGACCGGCACCCCCTCTTCGCCGAGTTGACCCAGACCCCCGACGCCGACGGCGAGGCCGGCGACGTCCAGTGGAACTTCGAGAAGTTCCTCGTCGGATCTGACGGTGAGACGGTTGCCCGATTCCGCCCGCGCACCGAGCCCGACGCCCCCGAAGTGATCAGTGCCATCGAGGCCGCGCTGTAACCTCCCGCCGCACTAGATAGACTCATCGGGTAAGCGTTTGACCCGGCCCGAAGGAGCGCGGAAAGCAATGGCACGTGTGGTGGTTGACGTGATGCCCAAGACGGAAATCCTGGATCCGCAGGGGCAGGCCATCGTCGGCGCCCTCGCGCGCCTCGGATTCGACGGCATCTCCGACGTCCGACAGGGCAAGCGATTCGAACTGGAGGTCGCCGACGGCGTCGACGACCTCACGCTGGAGAAGATCGCCGCAGACGTGCTGGCGAACACCGTCATCGAGGATTACACCGTCACCCGTGTGCAGGTGCAGGCCTGATGAGCGCGCGCATCGGCGTCATCACCTTCCCCGGCACGCTCGACGACGTCGACGCCGCGCGCGCGGTCCGGCTCGCCGGCGCCGAGGCGGTCTCGCTGTGGCACGCCGACACCGATCTCAAGGGCGTCGACGCGGTGGTGGTCCCCGGCGGTTTTTCCTACGGCGACTACATGCGTGCCGGTGCCATCGCCAGCCTCGCCCCGGTCATGACGTCGGTGATCGAGGCGGCACGGACCGGAACCCCGGTGCTCGGGATCTGCAACGGCTTCCAAATCCTGTGCGAGGCCGGACTGCTGCCGGGGGCCTTGACCCGCAACCAGGGACTGCACTTCGTCTGCCGCGACCAGTGGCTGCGCGTTGAGAACACCGACTCGGCGTGGACCTCGCGGTTCGAGCCCGGTGCCGAGATCCTCGTTCCGTTGAAGTCCGGCGAAGGCCGCTACGTCGCGAGCGAGGCGGTCCTGGAGGAGTTGGCCGGGGAGGGGCGGATCGCCTTCACCTACGCCGGCGACAACCCGAACGGATCGATGCGCTCGATCGCCGGTGTGACCAGCGCCGACGGCCGCGTCGTCGGTCTCATGCCGCACCCCGAGCACGCCATTGAGGCGCTCACCGGGCCCAGTGACGATGGGTTGGGCCTGTTCTACTCGGTCCTCGACGCGGTGCTGGCCAAGGCCTGAGCATGGCGGCGCCGACGTCAGCCACTGCGGCCGGACTGGCCACCTTCATCGACGCCTCGCCGTCGCCGTTCCACGTGTGCGCGACGGTGGCAGCAGACTTGGGCGCGGCTGGCTTCGTCGAACTGCGCGAGACCGACGAGTGGCCCGACGCCGTCGGACAGTTCTTTGTCCGCCGCGGCGGGTCGATCATCGCGTGGCGCAGTGGCCACGGGCAGGCCTTCAGCATCGTCGGGGGGCATACCGACAGTCCGAATCTGCGGATCAAGCAGCACGTGGACCGGGTGGCCGCCGGCATCTCCACCGTCGCGCTCGAGCCCTACGGCGGGGCGTGGCTGAACTCCTGGCTCGACCGCGATCTGGGCCTGTCCGGCCGGGTGTCGGTGCTCGACGGGGAGGCGGTGGTCGAGCGGCTGGTGAAGGTCGACGAGCCGGTTTTGCGCGTGCCGCAACTCGCGATCCACTTGTCCGAGGACCGCAAAGGGGTCACCCCCGACCCGCAACGCCACCTCGATGCGATCTGGTCGACGGACCCGGACAGCCCCGGACTGGTGGCGTGGATTGCCGAGCGGCTCGGCGTGGGACCCGCCGACCTGCTCGGGTGGGAACTCATGGTCCACGACGTCGAGCCGAGCCGGATCGTCGGAGCCGAGCAGGATTTGCTCAGCGCGCCCCGGCTCGACAACCAGGCCACCTGCTATGCCGGGCTGCGGGCCCTGCTCGACGTCGGTGGGAAGCTCGACCTTCCGCCGTCGACCCAGATGTTGGCCTTGTTCGACCATGAGGAGGTCGGCAGCGGATCGCAGCGCGGCGCCGCGTCGGACTTCCTGGCCACCGTGTGCGAGCGCATCGTGCTCAGCCGTGGCGGGGATCGCGAAGAACTCTCGCGGGCGATGGCGTCGAGCGTGTGCGTGTCCGGCGACATGGCCCACGCCACCCATCCGAACTACGCCGACCGCCACGAACCCGGCCACCAGATCAGGTTGGGCGCCGGACCGGTGCTCAAAGTCAACCAGAATCTGCGCTACGCCTCCGACGCCCACGGTGCGGGCGTGTTCGAGCGGGCGTGTCGTCGTGCCGGGGTGCCGCTGCAGCGCTATGTGCACCGTGCCGACCTGCCCTGCGGTTCGACGATCGGCCCGATCACCGCGACCCGGACCGGCCTCGTCACCGTCGACGTCGGGGCACCGCAGCTGGCGATGCACAGCGCGCGCGAGGTGATGGCGGTGGCGGACGTGCCGATGTACGCCGCGGCGCTGGCCGGCTTTTACGAACTCGGCTGACCGGCTCCGCCCGGTCCTGGCCTACCCGGTTTGGGTGCTGGTTGCGGCCCATTGCGAGGGGCTGACGCCGTACTCGCGTTTGAACGCGGCACTCAGGGCGAAGGGCGTCGCATATCCGATCCGCTCGGCGATGACGCCCAGGGTGTCGGGGTTGTCTTGGGCGAGGTGGTCGGCGGCCAAGGCGAGCCGCCAGGATGTCAGGTGTTTCATCGGAGAAGTCCCGACGAGGTCGGTGAATCGT
Proteins encoded:
- a CDS encoding DHA2 family efflux MFS transporter permease subunit — encoded protein: MTTSPDSAKAPDTKLDKRVLTVAGVVVLGSIMSILDITVVSVAQDTFQTELKTDQAGAAWSMTAYTLALATVIPLASWAATRFGTKKVYLTSIVLFLIGSVLCALAWNIGSLIAFRAVQGLGGGLLMPVGMMILTKAAGPARIGSVMAVLGIPMLLGPIFGPILGGWLIGFASWHWIFLINVPVGIIALVYAWLVLKDDATGEKPKIDFIGLLLLSPGLALFLYGVSSAGESQISHGTFLTTKVLAPALIGLAMMGAFVWHALHTDKPLLDLRLFRNRTLTVAVLTMVIFLIAFFGSALLYPQYFIGVRGESTLMAGLLLAPQGIGAILTMPVAGRLTDKMGPGKFVLTGLVLISLGVTAWTQFDHTTSYWIIGGALLIQGMGMGMTMMPIMSSALATLRNTEVPDGSTLMNVVQQSSTSIGTAIISVLLFTSLSKTTEGQLAIQFHRDQNTKNPDDRLFPLLVQKFGFPPGTQPDDSWFAAAANAFHTPYIVAAVLVVCTLIPAFFLPRKKIDSPLVEEDMDQAPHISLH
- a CDS encoding MarR family transcriptional regulator, with protein sequence MQPISTAVSPDTATASDRAFAALSGLAERLACAAKSSAMTDVVAADLTFSQFRTLMELGTRGTALSVHELAEAVDLSVAAAGRVVDKLVGLGFTDRREDPTDRRVKRVSLTESGHAFVTQAADARQDVLRDLVHRLPDDLAGALADAVEPILNGEIDYFAPPFPTES
- a CDS encoding glutathione peroxidase produces the protein MANLKSIPVTALDGSALDLASFGGPLLVVNVASKCGLTPQYAKLEELAETYGPRGLTVVGMPCNQFMGQEPGSADEIATFCSTTYGVTFPLLEKGDVNGDDRHPLFAELTQTPDADGEAGDVQWNFEKFLVGSDGETVARFRPRTEPDAPEVISAIEAAL
- the purS gene encoding phosphoribosylformylglycinamidine synthase subunit PurS, encoding MARVVVDVMPKTEILDPQGQAIVGALARLGFDGISDVRQGKRFELEVADGVDDLTLEKIAADVLANTVIEDYTVTRVQVQA
- the purQ gene encoding phosphoribosylformylglycinamidine synthase subunit PurQ codes for the protein MSARIGVITFPGTLDDVDAARAVRLAGAEAVSLWHADTDLKGVDAVVVPGGFSYGDYMRAGAIASLAPVMTSVIEAARTGTPVLGICNGFQILCEAGLLPGALTRNQGLHFVCRDQWLRVENTDSAWTSRFEPGAEILVPLKSGEGRYVASEAVLEELAGEGRIAFTYAGDNPNGSMRSIAGVTSADGRVVGLMPHPEHAIEALTGPSDDGLGLFYSVLDAVLAKA
- a CDS encoding M18 family aminopeptidase; translation: MAAPTSATAAGLATFIDASPSPFHVCATVAADLGAAGFVELRETDEWPDAVGQFFVRRGGSIIAWRSGHGQAFSIVGGHTDSPNLRIKQHVDRVAAGISTVALEPYGGAWLNSWLDRDLGLSGRVSVLDGEAVVERLVKVDEPVLRVPQLAIHLSEDRKGVTPDPQRHLDAIWSTDPDSPGLVAWIAERLGVGPADLLGWELMVHDVEPSRIVGAEQDLLSAPRLDNQATCYAGLRALLDVGGKLDLPPSTQMLALFDHEEVGSGSQRGAASDFLATVCERIVLSRGGDREELSRAMASSVCVSGDMAHATHPNYADRHEPGHQIRLGAGPVLKVNQNLRYASDAHGAGVFERACRRAGVPLQRYVHRADLPCGSTIGPITATRTGLVTVDVGAPQLAMHSAREVMAVADVPMYAAALAGFYELG